The following are encoded in a window of Kitasatospora sp. NBC_01250 genomic DNA:
- a CDS encoding non-ribosomal peptide synthetase, which produces MTEIVDVYDLTPLQEGLLFHALRGEDRPEHSSYLNHLEFDLLGPLDQAAFRAAWQQVVDRHDALRAGFHWAEAENPVQAVHAGAPLVPVVHDLSALPEQRREAELAQHLAQLRATPLDLAAPPLMRLALFTLTPEHHRVLWTHHHLVLDGWSLATVFAEAMSAYRAQVTGTAWQPGEAASFGDHLRWLRGRDQAADTAFWSAELAGLAGPTALPRTPLSGQDGYGRHAAQLTADETAAVRELATGCGVTPAVVLRAATALALNRYTGSRDDLVFGTTVAGRPAELAGVESMVGLFINTVPVRVRIDRRRSVREFLADEMARTAALQERQYTPLSTVQRLARVEDLFDTLLVVENFPLGEAVRTEWGGLRVVTGAAEEHTHYSLTLTALPGERLRLEADWRRDRVDDLVATGLLDQLRHVLAELAADPDRPLGRLAPLPAPTAELLRGWGGGTADLPQAPALPEQIAARAAADPTAVAVRASGVQLDYAHLVRAAGRLATALRERGIGPGNLVGVALERGAQLPVALLAVLTAGAGYVPLDPELPAARRAALTAAAGLTVVLGPADVDLSEGTDAPLPAAGSPDHPAYVVFTSGSTGTPKGVVVTRGSLARHSRLIGECYGLDPTDRVLLFSQPSFDVAAEEIFATLAAGATVVVHPPGRTDTIEEFRDLLEREGVTVANLPAAYWHTWQREAEAPVPKALRLLVVGNEKVWTAAAAAWRTRTDARVDLLNAYGITETTITSTLYRPPAQLPATEALPVGRPVPGTTVSLLDTHGEPVPPGVPGELHLGGSGVALGYLGDPARTAERFVPDPRTARPGARCYRSGDLGRWLAGGVLALDGRADEQVQIRGHRVEPGEVEAALCAHPAIAAAAVVAVPGPHGTPLLVAHLVPADPAGPPPRFAELAAHLAERLPRAMVPTAWSLLPALPLLPSGKVDRRALPAVRTPEGPRSAPRGPVESWLAEVWQTVLNAAAAPVREDDFFALGGDSLAAVQVTARVRRALGSQVPVRLLFDRPTLAGYARAVQATGQQQAPAPAPADPARRGELAPGEERLWFLQQIDPQATGYHLPVAFRLTGALDVAALGRAITAVSARHPALRTRYLEQPGGPLAQVDPVAEEAAPAVEAVAAAELTAVLAAEARRPFDLAVEHPVRFRLLRTAADDHVLALTAHHIAVDGWSLSLLLADLATAYRAALDPAAVAPPNPALDFRDFAVAQRDRLAGPEADRLLAFWRDTLAGAPQLLALPTDRPRPPLRGDGAARHCFTLPAELAERVKAVATGAGSTPFVLLLAVYQLLLHRYSGQDDLLVGVPVAGRLTEEAEAVCGNFVNTLPLRAAFAPGASFTDLLGQVRHAVLDAFDHQELPFDRMVDALAPRRDLSHPPLVQALFAFQNTPAPAFALPGVACAPLPSAPGAQLDLSLAMAEQQGTLAGVWEYSTELFDAETVAGLSEALLLLLTDVCADPDAPLERARLLDRAAQQRVARLATGPAPQAAPVTLTALLAERVAATPEAPALLADHPDGGTRQLSWAELDAWAGRIAAALQAAGIGRGDLVGVHARRDAALPAALWGVLRAGAGYVPLDPDHPEARLAAVARAAGLRVVLTQQGLPRPELPAHPRWIAADGELPAEAPAPGAPDPADAAYVLFTSGSTGIPKGVVITHANVTSYLRWFQAVFQGTEADRLLLHTAYSFDVSVPELFGGLLGGGATVLLDPRHQADARATLEVVRRHRVSYLGGVPSYLRLLADDGTLGDCPSLRLMVSCGEGLPVELAASLRRQSAALLENQYGPTETTVTLTGWRDWANAPGGGLAPLGVGAPGCGVHVLDRQLRPVPPGVAGEIHLTGPHLARGYLGDPARTARAFLPDPFSGAPGARMYRSGDLGRQRRDGTVEFLGRIDRQTKLRGFRVELGDIEAALRAHPEVRAAAVLLDGEGEHARLVGYAARTDGAGDLAPANLHAWCAEQLPGYLVPAVLRVLDELPLNANGKVDHRALAALHPPAAQDTEAVTTPPEGPTEQAVAASWAELLGRPVPGRDEDFFELGGNSLLAARAVARLRRDLGVELPVRTVFTSSTVRTLAAAADEALLATLDESELTRLLAGIDTTTADTTTAATTTAGTTTATDHRAKGPGHDGH; this is translated from the coding sequence ATGACCGAGATCGTGGACGTGTACGACCTCACCCCCCTGCAAGAGGGCCTGCTCTTCCACGCACTGCGCGGTGAGGACCGCCCGGAGCACTCCAGCTACCTCAACCACCTGGAGTTCGACCTGCTCGGCCCGCTCGACCAGGCCGCCTTCCGGGCCGCCTGGCAGCAGGTGGTGGACCGCCACGACGCACTGCGCGCCGGCTTCCACTGGGCCGAGGCGGAGAACCCCGTCCAGGCGGTGCACGCCGGCGCGCCGCTGGTGCCGGTCGTGCACGACCTCAGCGCGCTGCCCGAGCAGCGCCGTGAGGCCGAACTGGCGCAGCACCTGGCGCAGTTGCGCGCCACCCCGCTCGACCTCGCCGCCCCGCCGCTGATGCGCCTGGCCCTCTTCACCCTGACGCCCGAGCACCACCGGGTGCTCTGGACCCACCACCACCTGGTGCTGGACGGCTGGAGCCTGGCCACGGTCTTCGCCGAGGCGATGAGCGCCTACCGGGCGCAGGTCACCGGCACCGCCTGGCAGCCGGGCGAGGCGGCCTCGTTCGGCGACCACCTGCGCTGGCTGCGCGGACGCGACCAGGCGGCGGACACCGCGTTCTGGAGCGCCGAACTGGCGGGCCTGGCCGGCCCCACCGCCCTGCCCCGCACACCGCTGAGCGGCCAGGACGGCTACGGACGGCACGCCGCGCAGCTGACCGCCGACGAGACGGCCGCCGTGCGCGAGCTGGCCACCGGCTGCGGCGTCACCCCGGCCGTCGTGCTGCGGGCCGCCACCGCGCTCGCGCTCAACCGCTACACCGGCTCGCGCGACGACCTGGTGTTCGGCACCACGGTGGCCGGCCGCCCGGCCGAGCTGGCCGGGGTGGAGTCGATGGTCGGGCTGTTCATCAACACCGTGCCGGTGCGGGTGCGGATCGACCGCCGCCGGAGTGTCCGGGAGTTCCTGGCCGATGAGATGGCGCGCACCGCCGCGCTCCAGGAGCGGCAGTACACGCCGCTGAGCACCGTGCAGCGGCTCGCGCGGGTCGAGGACCTGTTCGACACGCTGCTGGTGGTGGAGAACTTCCCGCTGGGCGAGGCGGTCAGGACCGAGTGGGGCGGCCTGCGCGTGGTCACCGGCGCCGCCGAGGAGCACACCCACTACTCGCTGACCCTCACCGCACTGCCCGGCGAGCGGCTACGGCTGGAGGCGGACTGGCGACGCGACCGGGTCGACGACCTGGTGGCCACCGGCCTGCTCGACCAGCTGCGCCACGTGCTGGCGGAGCTGGCCGCCGACCCGGACCGCCCGCTGGGCCGGCTCGCCCCGCTGCCCGCGCCCACCGCCGAGCTGCTGCGCGGCTGGGGCGGCGGCACGGCGGACCTCCCGCAGGCGCCGGCGCTGCCCGAGCAGATCGCGGCGCGGGCCGCGGCCGACCCCACGGCGGTGGCGGTGCGCGCGTCCGGTGTCCAGCTCGACTACGCGCACCTGGTCCGGGCGGCAGGCCGGCTGGCCACCGCGCTGCGCGAGCGCGGCATCGGCCCCGGCAACCTGGTCGGGGTGGCGCTGGAGCGCGGCGCACAGCTGCCGGTGGCGCTGCTGGCGGTGCTCACCGCCGGCGCCGGGTACGTCCCGCTCGACCCCGAACTGCCCGCCGCCCGCCGGGCCGCGCTCACCGCGGCGGCCGGGCTGACGGTGGTCCTCGGCCCGGCGGACGTCGACCTGTCGGAGGGAACGGACGCCCCCCTGCCCGCCGCCGGATCGCCCGACCACCCCGCCTACGTGGTCTTCACCTCCGGCTCCACCGGCACGCCCAAGGGCGTGGTCGTCACCCGGGGTTCGCTGGCCCGGCACAGCCGGCTGATCGGCGAGTGCTACGGGCTCGACCCCACCGACCGGGTGCTGCTCTTCTCCCAGCCCTCCTTCGACGTCGCCGCCGAGGAGATCTTCGCGACCCTGGCCGCCGGTGCCACCGTGGTGGTCCACCCGCCCGGGCGCACCGACACCATCGAGGAGTTCCGCGACCTGCTGGAGCGCGAGGGCGTGACGGTCGCCAACCTGCCCGCCGCCTACTGGCACACCTGGCAGCGCGAGGCCGAGGCCCCGGTCCCGAAGGCCCTGCGCCTGCTGGTGGTCGGCAACGAGAAGGTGTGGACCGCCGCGGCAGCCGCCTGGCGCACCCGCACCGACGCGCGGGTCGACCTGCTCAACGCCTACGGCATCACCGAGACCACCATCACCTCCACGCTCTACCGGCCCCCGGCGCAGCTGCCCGCCACCGAGGCGCTGCCGGTGGGGCGCCCGGTGCCCGGCACCACGGTGAGCCTGCTGGACACGCACGGCGAGCCGGTGCCGCCGGGGGTGCCGGGCGAGCTGCACCTCGGTGGCTCCGGCGTGGCGCTCGGCTACCTGGGCGACCCGGCCCGCACCGCCGAGCGCTTCGTGCCCGACCCGCGGACCGCGCGCCCCGGCGCCCGCTGCTACCGCAGCGGCGACCTGGGCCGCTGGCTGGCCGGCGGCGTGCTGGCGCTGGACGGGCGGGCCGACGAGCAGGTGCAGATCCGCGGGCACCGGGTCGAGCCGGGCGAGGTCGAGGCCGCGCTCTGCGCCCACCCGGCGATCGCCGCGGCGGCCGTGGTCGCCGTCCCCGGCCCGCACGGCACCCCGCTGCTGGTCGCCCACCTGGTGCCCGCCGACCCCGCCGGACCGCCGCCGCGCTTCGCGGAGCTGGCCGCCCACCTGGCCGAGCGGCTGCCGCGGGCGATGGTCCCCACCGCCTGGTCGCTGCTGCCCGCGCTGCCGCTGCTGCCCAGCGGCAAGGTCGACCGCCGGGCGCTGCCCGCGGTGCGCACGCCCGAGGGACCGCGCAGCGCACCGCGCGGCCCGGTGGAGAGCTGGCTGGCCGAGGTCTGGCAGACGGTGCTCAACGCGGCGGCGGCACCGGTGCGCGAGGACGACTTCTTCGCGCTGGGCGGCGACTCGCTGGCCGCCGTCCAGGTCACCGCGCGGGTGCGCCGGGCGCTCGGCAGCCAGGTGCCGGTCCGCCTGCTCTTCGACCGGCCGACCCTGGCCGGCTACGCCCGGGCCGTGCAGGCCACCGGGCAGCAGCAGGCCCCGGCACCGGCCCCGGCCGACCCGGCTCGGCGCGGCGAACTGGCGCCGGGCGAGGAGCGGTTGTGGTTCCTGCAGCAGATAGATCCGCAGGCGACCGGCTACCACCTGCCGGTGGCCTTCCGGCTGACCGGAGCGCTGGACGTGGCCGCACTCGGGCGCGCGATCACCGCCGTCTCGGCCCGCCACCCGGCGCTGCGCACGCGCTACCTGGAGCAGCCGGGCGGCCCGCTGGCGCAGGTGGACCCGGTCGCCGAGGAGGCCGCACCGGCCGTGGAGGCGGTCGCGGCAGCCGAGTTGACCGCCGTCCTGGCCGCCGAGGCCCGGCGCCCGTTCGACCTCGCGGTCGAGCACCCGGTGCGGTTCCGGCTGCTGCGGACGGCCGCGGACGACCATGTGCTCGCACTGACGGCCCATCACATCGCGGTCGACGGCTGGTCGCTGTCGCTGCTGCTGGCCGACCTCGCCACCGCCTACCGCGCGGCGCTGGACCCCGCAGCGGTGGCGCCCCCGAACCCGGCGCTCGACTTCCGCGACTTCGCGGTGGCCCAGCGCGACCGGCTGGCCGGTCCCGAGGCCGATCGGCTGCTCGCCTTCTGGCGCGACACCCTGGCGGGCGCCCCGCAGTTGCTCGCGCTGCCCACCGACAGGCCGCGTCCGCCGCTGCGCGGTGACGGCGCGGCCCGCCACTGCTTCACGCTGCCCGCCGAACTCGCCGAGCGGGTCAAGGCGGTGGCGACCGGCGCGGGCAGCACCCCGTTCGTGCTGCTGCTGGCCGTCTACCAGCTGCTGCTGCACCGCTACAGCGGACAGGACGACCTGCTGGTCGGCGTCCCCGTGGCCGGGCGGCTGACCGAGGAGGCCGAGGCGGTGTGCGGCAACTTCGTCAACACGCTCCCGCTGCGGGCCGCCTTCGCCCCCGGCGCCTCGTTCACCGACCTGCTCGGCCAGGTCCGGCACGCCGTGCTGGACGCCTTCGACCACCAGGAGCTGCCCTTCGACCGGATGGTGGACGCGCTGGCACCGCGCCGCGACCTGAGCCACCCGCCGCTGGTGCAGGCCCTGTTCGCGTTCCAGAACACCCCGGCGCCGGCCTTCGCGCTGCCCGGGGTGGCCTGTGCGCCGCTGCCCTCGGCACCGGGCGCGCAGCTGGACCTCTCGCTCGCGATGGCCGAGCAGCAGGGCACCCTGGCCGGGGTCTGGGAGTACAGCACCGAGCTGTTCGACGCCGAGACCGTGGCGGGCCTCTCCGAGGCCCTGCTGCTCCTGCTGACGGATGTGTGCGCCGACCCGGACGCCCCGCTGGAGCGGGCCCGGCTGCTCGACCGGGCCGCCCAGCAGCGGGTGGCGCGGCTGGCCACCGGGCCCGCCCCCCAGGCCGCGCCGGTCACCCTGACCGCGCTGCTGGCCGAGCGGGTGGCCGCCACGCCCGAGGCGCCCGCGCTGCTGGCCGACCACCCCGACGGTGGCACCCGGCAGCTGAGCTGGGCCGAACTGGACGCCTGGGCCGGGCGGATCGCCGCGGCGCTGCAGGCGGCCGGGATCGGCCGCGGCGACCTGGTGGGGGTGCACGCCCGGCGCGATGCGGCGCTGCCCGCCGCGCTGTGGGGGGTGCTCAGGGCGGGCGCCGGGTACGTGCCGCTCGACCCCGACCACCCCGAGGCCCGGCTCGCCGCCGTGGCCCGCGCGGCCGGGCTGCGCGTGGTGCTCACCCAGCAGGGGCTCCCCCGCCCCGAGCTGCCCGCGCACCCGCGGTGGATCGCGGCGGACGGCGAGCTGCCGGCCGAGGCCCCGGCGCCCGGCGCCCCCGACCCGGCGGACGCCGCCTACGTCCTGTTCACCTCCGGCTCGACCGGCATCCCCAAGGGCGTGGTGATCACCCACGCCAACGTCACCAGCTACCTGCGCTGGTTCCAGGCCGTGTTCCAGGGCACCGAGGCCGACCGTCTGCTGCTGCACACCGCCTACAGCTTCGACGTCTCGGTGCCCGAGCTCTTCGGCGGCCTGCTCGGCGGCGGCGCCACCGTGCTGCTCGACCCACGCCACCAGGCGGACGCCCGCGCCACCCTGGAGGTGGTCCGGCGGCACCGGGTCAGCTACCTGGGCGGGGTCCCCTCCTACCTGCGGCTGCTCGCCGACGACGGCACCCTCGGCGACTGCCCGTCGCTGCGGCTGATGGTCAGCTGCGGCGAGGGGTTGCCGGTGGAACTGGCCGCGTCGCTGCGGCGGCAGAGCGCGGCCCTGCTGGAGAACCAGTACGGACCCACCGAGACCACCGTCACCCTCACCGGCTGGCGCGACTGGGCCAACGCCCCCGGCGGCGGGCTCGCCCCGCTCGGTGTCGGGGCACCCGGCTGCGGGGTGCACGTGCTGGACCGGCAACTGCGCCCGGTGCCGCCCGGGGTGGCCGGCGAGATCCACCTGACAGGTCCGCACCTCGCCCGGGGCTACCTGGGCGACCCGGCCCGCACCGCGCGGGCCTTCCTGCCCGACCCGTTCAGCGGCGCGCCGGGCGCCCGGATGTACCGCTCGGGCGACCTCGGCCGGCAACGCCGGGACGGCACCGTGGAGTTCCTCGGCCGCATCGACCGGCAGACCAAACTGCGCGGCTTCCGCGTCGAGTTGGGCGACATCGAGGCCGCCCTGCGCGCCCACCCCGAGGTGCGGGCGGCGGCGGTGCTGCTCGACGGCGAGGGCGAGCACGCCCGGCTGGTCGGCTACGCGGCCCGCACGGACGGGGCGGGGGACCTCGCGCCCGCGAACCTGCACGCCTGGTGCGCCGAGCAGTTGCCCGGCTACCTGGTCCCCGCCGTGCTGCGGGTGCTCGACGAGCTGCCGCTCAACGCCAACGGCAAGGTCGACCACCGCGCCCTGGCCGCCCTGCACCCGCCCGCCGCGCAGGACACCGAGGCCGTCACCACTCCCCCCGAGGGTCCCACCGAGCAGGCAGTCGCGGCCAGTTGGGCCGAGCTGCTGGGCCGCCCGGTGCCCGGCCGGGACGAGGACTTCTTCGAACTCGGCGGCAACAGCCTGCTGGCGGCCCGCGCGGTCGCCCGGCTGCGGCGCGACCTGGGGGTGGAGCTGCCGGTCCGCACCGTCTTCACCTCCTCGACCGTGCGCACCCTGGCCGCGGCGGCCGACGAGGCGCTGCTGGCGACGCTCGACGAGAGCGAACTGACCCGCCTGCTGGCCGGCATCGACACCACAACAGCTGACACCACCACCGCTGCCACCACCACCGCTGGCACCACCACCGCAACCGACCACCGTGCGAAAGGCCCTGGCCATGACGGACACTGA
- a CDS encoding non-ribosomal peptide synthetase: MTDTDPGAQAPSLDPERRAAVLALLHQRRAAERRAADDTIPVLVRDGRPSPVSFAQARVLFLEEFDPDTAQHNMPHAFTLDGPLDEAALQRALDEVSARHEALRTAFPRSNGQWSQLVTHPAPVPLPQVDLSGQPEQERAAMARAVLAEEAQRPFDLERGPLFRARLIRLAQEQAILFLDFHHAVCDGWSVGRVMADLAACYRASVAGEGAAVLDPLPVQYRDYAAWQRERLGEPELRRGLDFWQAQLTGVPALELPTDRPRPPVRGHRGALVTVEWPRELLDGLTALARECEATLFAVLLAGYQCLLARSAGQHDFAVGTMVAGRNRPELEPTVGLFANTVVLRADLSGQPAFTELVRRARDGSLAAWDHQEVPFERVVDALDVPRDLSRTALFQAMLVLQNTPPAAFTLPGLTVGAVEPDSRTAKTDLTLYVTEPAPGGSEGLTVAAEFSSDLFESASVRALLERLRTLLAAAVAAPDTTLDALPLLTADRLATLIAAQQATPIPELTVDQLLRRRAAERPDAPAVSAPGAASLSYAELDRAADRLAHHLAARGAGPGQLVGVALERGTDLPVALLAVLRTGAAYVPLDPDYPAARLAVMTEDAGLALTVTTGRLAARIPVPREALVLLDEHAAAIAAGPAGPLPEVASPDHTAYVIFTSGSTGRPKGVRIAHRSLVNLLGSAGQRCGIGAGDTLLAVTSLSFDIAGLELWAPLVAGGHLVVCDRQSAAAADQLAKVLAEYRPTVMQATPATWRLLTDAGWPGDPALTVLCGGERLPEDLGRTLRPLVKALWNMYGPTETTIWSAAGPVEFTEDEDRVPIGPPLANTDLHVLDPRLVPQPDGVAGEVWIGGAGLAEAYHGRPALTADRFRPHPFAATPGARIYRTGDLARRRPDGRLDFLGRLDDQVKVRGYRIELGDVEAALAAHPKVAQAVAAVRATAAGERLVGYLVAAPGTEPTVTELRAHLKEVLPDYMVPALFATVPAFPLTPNGKIDRRALPAPEQAATASGTVYQEPEGPVEQALAAIWQELLSVERVGRQDDFFALGGDSLLVVRMVGAAAQQEIRLTAKQAFQHKTLVELAAAAGTVKLLARQDAITGPSPLPVATHQFFESAPPRPDYHALSFLLRAREPLDPALLDEVLDQLVGHHDTLRLRLTEQDGRLGLTHDPHRRRPLVEQVDLAGLDDEAVEQEIQRHTDRMQTRFTMTGGELFGALLFDLGPGRDQRLLLAGHYLIADVIGWQILAGDLDVLYRRRAHDEPYQLPAKTTSQHEWLGRLTEYATGQAAAERDYWLAPARSRAVPLPQDHPEGDNRVAANRALFLTLSTDQTEALLRRANKAAKLPLDAILLWALVSALGEWAGTETLPVDLYVPGRESPWEDVDLSRTVGWLTYRYPVWLDRARALPPAEAVREVSRQLKAVPQGGLGHGALRYFGTDRATAEALAAQPVPELMFNFFGTPAGGFQLFQPLAGDSGHYHDTESRRMRLLMVNGAVAHGRLRLEWEYSAGRHEESTIQHLIDRCTALLVELTANCPESDRD; encoded by the coding sequence ATGACGGACACTGACCCCGGGGCCCAGGCGCCCTCCCTCGATCCGGAGCGCCGGGCCGCCGTGCTCGCGCTGCTCCACCAGCGCCGGGCCGCCGAACGGCGAGCGGCCGACGACACGATCCCCGTCCTGGTGCGCGACGGCCGGCCGAGCCCGGTCTCCTTCGCCCAGGCGCGGGTGCTCTTCCTGGAGGAGTTCGACCCGGACACCGCCCAGCACAACATGCCGCACGCCTTCACCCTGGACGGCCCGCTGGACGAGGCCGCGCTGCAGCGGGCGCTGGACGAGGTGTCGGCCCGGCACGAGGCGCTGCGCACCGCCTTCCCGCGCTCGAACGGGCAGTGGAGCCAACTGGTCACCCACCCGGCCCCGGTGCCGCTGCCGCAGGTGGACCTGTCCGGTCAGCCCGAGCAGGAGCGGGCCGCGATGGCCCGCGCGGTGCTCGCCGAGGAGGCGCAGCGGCCCTTCGACCTGGAGCGCGGCCCGCTCTTCCGGGCCCGGCTGATCCGGCTCGCCCAGGAGCAGGCGATCCTCTTCCTCGACTTCCACCACGCCGTCTGCGACGGCTGGTCGGTGGGCCGGGTGATGGCCGACCTGGCCGCCTGCTACCGGGCCTCGGTGGCCGGTGAGGGCGCGGCGGTGCTCGATCCGCTGCCGGTGCAGTACCGCGACTACGCCGCCTGGCAGCGCGAGCGGCTCGGCGAGCCGGAGCTGCGGCGCGGACTGGACTTCTGGCAGGCGCAGTTGACCGGCGTCCCGGCCCTGGAGCTGCCCACCGACCGGCCCCGGCCTCCGGTGCGCGGCCACCGGGGAGCACTGGTGACGGTGGAATGGCCGCGCGAGCTGCTGGACGGCCTGACGGCGCTGGCCCGGGAGTGCGAGGCCACCCTGTTCGCGGTGCTGCTGGCCGGCTACCAGTGCCTGCTGGCCCGCTCCGCCGGGCAGCACGACTTCGCCGTGGGCACCATGGTGGCCGGCCGCAACCGGCCCGAACTGGAGCCGACGGTGGGCCTGTTCGCCAACACCGTGGTGCTGCGCGCCGACCTGAGCGGGCAGCCCGCCTTCACCGAGCTGGTCCGCCGGGCGCGCGATGGCTCGCTCGCGGCCTGGGACCACCAGGAGGTCCCCTTCGAGCGGGTGGTCGACGCCCTGGACGTGCCGCGCGACCTGAGCCGGACCGCGCTCTTCCAGGCCATGCTGGTGCTCCAGAACACCCCGCCGGCCGCCTTCACCCTGCCGGGCCTGACGGTGGGCGCGGTCGAGCCGGACAGCCGCACCGCCAAGACCGACCTGACCCTGTACGTGACCGAGCCGGCCCCGGGCGGGAGCGAAGGCCTCACCGTGGCGGCCGAGTTCAGCTCCGACCTGTTCGAGTCGGCCTCGGTGCGCGCCCTGCTGGAGCGGCTGCGCACGCTGCTCGCCGCGGCCGTGGCCGCCCCGGACACCACGCTGGACGCCCTGCCGCTGCTCACCGCCGACCGGCTGGCGACCCTGATCGCCGCCCAGCAGGCCACCCCCATACCCGAGCTGACGGTGGATCAGCTCCTTCGGCGGCGGGCCGCCGAACGGCCCGACGCCCCGGCCGTCAGCGCCCCGGGTGCCGCCTCGCTGAGCTACGCCGAGCTGGACCGGGCCGCCGACCGGCTGGCGCACCACCTGGCCGCCCGTGGCGCGGGCCCCGGGCAGCTGGTCGGAGTGGCCCTGGAGCGCGGCACCGACCTGCCCGTCGCCCTGCTCGCCGTGCTGCGCACCGGCGCGGCCTACGTGCCGCTCGATCCCGACTACCCGGCCGCCCGGCTCGCGGTGATGACCGAGGACGCCGGCCTCGCGCTGACCGTCACCACCGGCAGGCTCGCCGCCCGCATCCCGGTCCCGCGCGAGGCGCTGGTGCTGCTGGACGAGCACGCCGCGGCGATCGCGGCCGGGCCCGCCGGACCGCTGCCGGAGGTCGCCTCGCCCGACCACACCGCGTACGTCATCTTCACCTCCGGCTCCACCGGACGCCCCAAGGGCGTGCGGATCGCCCACCGCTCGCTGGTGAACCTGCTCGGCTCGGCGGGCCAGCGCTGCGGGATCGGCGCGGGCGACACGCTGCTCGCGGTCACCTCGCTCTCCTTCGACATCGCCGGCCTCGAACTGTGGGCGCCGCTGGTCGCCGGCGGCCACCTGGTGGTCTGCGACCGCCAGTCCGCCGCCGCGGCCGACCAGTTGGCCAAGGTGCTGGCCGAGTACCGCCCCACCGTGATGCAGGCGACCCCGGCCACCTGGCGGCTGCTCACCGACGCCGGCTGGCCGGGCGATCCGGCGCTCACCGTGCTGTGCGGCGGCGAGCGGCTCCCGGAGGACCTGGGCCGCACGCTGCGCCCGCTGGTCAAGGCCCTGTGGAACATGTACGGACCCACCGAGACCACCATCTGGTCGGCCGCCGGGCCGGTGGAGTTCACCGAGGACGAGGACCGGGTGCCGATCGGGCCGCCGCTGGCCAACACCGACCTGCACGTGCTGGACCCGCGGCTCGTCCCGCAGCCGGACGGCGTGGCCGGCGAGGTGTGGATCGGCGGGGCGGGCCTGGCCGAGGCCTACCACGGCCGTCCCGCACTGACTGCCGACCGGTTCCGCCCGCACCCCTTCGCCGCCACCCCCGGCGCCCGGATCTACCGCACCGGCGACCTGGCCCGGCGCCGCCCCGACGGACGCCTGGACTTCCTCGGGCGGCTGGACGACCAGGTGAAGGTGCGCGGCTACCGGATCGAACTCGGCGACGTGGAGGCGGCGTTGGCCGCCCACCCGAAGGTCGCCCAGGCGGTGGCGGCGGTGCGCGCCACGGCGGCCGGCGAGCGGCTGGTCGGCTACCTGGTGGCCGCGCCCGGGACCGAGCCCACCGTCACCGAACTGCGGGCCCACCTCAAGGAGGTGCTGCCCGACTACATGGTGCCGGCGCTGTTCGCCACCGTCCCCGCCTTCCCGCTGACCCCCAACGGCAAGATCGACCGGCGCGCGCTGCCCGCCCCCGAGCAGGCCGCCACCGCCTCCGGCACCGTCTACCAGGAGCCCGAGGGCCCCGTCGAGCAGGCGCTGGCCGCGATCTGGCAGGAGCTGCTCAGCGTCGAGCGGGTCGGCCGCCAGGACGACTTCTTCGCGCTCGGCGGTGACTCGCTGCTGGTGGTCCGGATGGTCGGCGCCGCCGCCCAGCAGGAGATCCGGCTCACTGCCAAGCAGGCCTTCCAGCACAAGACGCTGGTCGAACTGGCCGCGGCGGCCGGTACGGTGAAGCTGCTGGCCCGCCAGGATGCGATCACCGGCCCCAGCCCGCTGCCGGTGGCCACCCACCAGTTCTTCGAGTCCGCTCCCCCGCGCCCCGACTACCACGCGCTGAGCTTCCTGCTGCGGGCCCGCGAGCCCCTGGACCCCGCGCTGCTCGACGAGGTGCTCGACCAGCTGGTCGGCCACCACGACACCCTGCGGCTGCGGCTGACCGAACAGGACGGCCGCCTCGGACTCACCCACGACCCGCACCGGCGCCGCCCGCTGGTCGAGCAGGTCGACCTCGCCGGGCTGGACGACGAGGCGGTCGAGCAGGAGATCCAGCGGCACACCGACCGGATGCAGACCCGCTTCACCATGACCGGCGGCGAGCTGTTCGGCGCCCTCCTCTTCGACCTGGGCCCCGGGCGCGACCAGCGGCTGCTGCTGGCCGGGCACTACCTGATCGCCGACGTGATCGGCTGGCAGATCCTGGCCGGCGACCTCGACGTGCTCTACCGCAGGCGCGCCCACGACGAGCCCTACCAGCTGCCCGCCAAGACCACCTCGCAGCACGAGTGGCTGGGCCGGCTGACCGAGTACGCCACCGGGCAGGCGGCCGCCGAGCGCGACTACTGGCTGGCGCCGGCCCGCTCCCGGGCCGTCCCGCTGCCCCAGGACCACCCCGAGGGCGACAACCGGGTGGCCGCCAACCGCGCGCTCTTCCTGACCCTGTCCACCGACCAGACCGAGGCGCTGCTGCGCCGCGCCAACAAGGCCGCCAAGCTGCCGCTGGACGCGATCCTGCTGTGGGCACTGGTGAGCGCGCTGGGCGAGTGGGCCGGCACCGAGACCCTGCCGGTCGACCTCTACGTGCCCGGCCGCGAGTCCCCCTGGGAGGACGTCGACCTGTCCCGGACGGTGGGCTGGCTCACCTACCGCTACCCGGTCTGGCTCGACCGGGCCCGCGCGCTGCCGCCCGCCGAGGCGGTGCGCGAGGTGTCCCGGCAGCTCAAGGCGGTGCCGCAGGGCGGCCTCGGCCATGGCGCGCTGCGCTACTTCGGCACCGACCGGGCCACCGCCGAGGCGCTGGCCGCGCAGCCCGTCCCCGAGCTGATGTTCAACTTCTTCGGCACCCCGGCCGGCGGGTTCCAGCTGTTCCAGCCGCTGGCCGGCGACTCCGGCCACTACCACGACACCGAGTCGCGCCGGATGCGCCTGCTCATGGTCAACGGTGCGGTGGCGCACGGGCGGCTGCGGCTGGAGTGGGAGTACAGCGCGGGACGGCACGAGGAGTCCACCATCCAACACCTGATCGACCGCTGCACCGCCCTGCTCGTCGAACTGACCGCGAACTGCCCGGAGAGCGACCGTGACTGA